In Dromaius novaehollandiae isolate bDroNov1 chromosome 4, bDroNov1.hap1, whole genome shotgun sequence, a single genomic region encodes these proteins:
- the LOC135328211 gene encoding maestro heat-like repeat-containing protein family member 2B, with protein MQQLSKLKPRLSREENRHLLAQCCQGIVCLRRPEQMDRRGQTAVAASCPPGVQAPSLRALGQLMGALLWAELAPIRFEDMVQVLRRWLTSAHACERERALQVCVQVLGSYEERCEHRRGRACEWFGSLAGLLGPLTCDTSAASRWWAVTCLGHLLRTGAENTDVAPWTNEIGRLRERLSAVTSESLLATSTNIAKLVCKYFPRGQASGFMSSIVESLLCTRPVCAWAAERWTLTFLGDCGEQIFQEEVPKLVHLLYTCLRSTRQSARRCFVLRAVFLLAHSHPQPVLDSLLQACLPTDSDMVEVWRSLGRSVLGCQILVCLTEKLRAAGKSSHRSECCTRELGSSQAALEPRTITHALCEVVSVLQRKTLVQRLLPYLLPGLLRQVSETLGEELAPSVGDLESADMPGSLFVAALELVLARCLDNRWLRLLREQGAWASLAEPRAHSTGVCLLASVLLRAELVPQRLLQSLFPWLDSPSANLRLTATAFFAEVRQQQSRGGSEGFLRLARRESRPMLAAT; from the exons atgcagcagttgag caagctgaagccccgtctgagcagggaggaaaaccgccacctcctggctcagtgctgccagggcatcgTGTGCCTTCGTCGCCCGGAGCAGATGGACAGGAGAGGGCAGACGGCGGTGGCTGCTTCATGCCCACCG GGTGTGCAGGCGCCGTCCCTGCGAGCGCTGGGCCAGCTCATGGGAGCCcttctctgggcagagctggcccccaTCCGCTTCGAGGACATGGTGCAG GTCCTGCGGCGCTGGCTCACCTCGGCCCACGCATgcgagcgggagagggccctgcaggtgtgcgtgcAGGTGCTGGGCTCTTACGAAGAGAGATGCGAGCACAGG CGAGGCCGTGCCTGTGAGTGGTTCGGCTCCCTGGCGGGACTGCTGGGGCCTCTGACATGCGACACGTCGGCCGCGTCCCGCTGGTGGGCAGTGACCTGCCTCGGCCACCTGCTCCGaacaggag ccgagAACACAGACGTGGCGCCCTGGACCAACGAGATCGGGCGCCTGCGTGAGAGGCTCAGTGCCGTCACCTCTGAGTCTCTGCTGGCCACCTCCACCAACATCGCGAAG ctcgtttgcaaatatttcccccgaggccaggcctcaggcttcatgagcagcattgtggagagcctgctgtgcaccaggccCGTGTGCGCGTGGGCCGCTGAGCGGTGGACGCTCACCTTCCTGGGGGATTGCGGAGAGCAAATAttccaggaggag GTGCCCAAACTCGTGCACCTCCTTTACACCTGCCTGCGGAGCACCCGGCAGAGCGCTCGCAGGTGCTTTGTGCTGCGGGCCGTGTTCCTCCTGGCCCACTCTCACCCACAGCCGGTGCTCGACAGCCTCCTCCAGGCGTGCCTGCCCACAGACAG CGACATGGTGGAGGTGtggaggagcctggggagaagcgtcctggggtgccaaatcctggtgtgcttaactgaaaagttaagggcagcgggaaagagcagccacaggagcgaGTGCTGCActcgggagctgggcagcagccaggctgccctggagcctcgcACG atcacccacgccctctgcgaggtggtgtcagtgctgcagaggaagacactgGTCCAGCGCCTGCTTCCCTACCTGCTTCCCGGCCTTCTGAGGCAGGTCAGCGAGACGCTGGGGGAGGAGCTGGCACCGTCCGTTGGGGACCTGGAGAGCGCTGACATGCCGGGCAG cctttttgtggcggcattggagctggtgctggcgaggtgcctggacaatcggtggctgcggctgctccgggagcagggagcgtgggcgtccctggcagagccccgggctcacagcaccggcgtgtgtctcctggcgag cgtgctgctccgcgcagagctcgtcccacagcgcctgctgcagagcctcttcccctggctggatTCGCCCTCTGCCAACCTGCGGCTCACGGCCACAGCTttctttgctgaggtgaggcagcagcagagcagggggggctcggaggggttcctgcgtctcgcccggcgcgAATCGCGGCcgatgctagcggccacgtga